The Mesorhizobium sp. B1-1-8 genome contains a region encoding:
- the eno gene encoding phosphopyruvate hydratase, with the protein MTAIIDIVGREILDSRGNPTVEVDVVLEDGSMGRAAVPSGASTGAHEAVELRDGGPRYLGKGVQRAVEAVNGELFEAIGGMEAENQIHIDQTMIELDGTPNKSRLGANAILGVSLAVAKAAAEAAGLPLYRYVGGTKAHILPVPMMNIINGGAHADNPIDFQEFMILPVGAPTLRDGVRWGSEIFHTLRKKLKDAGHNTNVGDEGGFAPNLKSAPAALDFIMESIVQAGFKPGEEVALGLDCAATEFFKDGNYVYEGEKKTRDPKAQAKYLAKLAADYPIITIEDGLAEDDWEGWKILTDMIGKNIQLVGDDLFVTNTARLRDGIRMGVANSILVKVNQIGSLTETLDAVETAHKAGYTAVMSHRSGETEDSTIADLAVATNCGQIKTGSLSRSDRMAKYNQLIRIEEELGKQARYAGKSVVKS; encoded by the coding sequence ATGACCGCCATCATCGACATTGTCGGGCGTGAAATCCTGGACAGCCGTGGAAATCCGACCGTCGAGGTCGATGTCGTGCTGGAAGACGGTTCGATGGGCCGCGCTGCGGTGCCGTCCGGCGCCTCGACCGGCGCGCATGAGGCGGTCGAGCTGCGCGACGGCGGCCCGCGCTATCTCGGCAAGGGCGTTCAGCGCGCCGTCGAGGCCGTCAATGGCGAGCTGTTCGAGGCGATCGGCGGCATGGAAGCCGAGAACCAGATCCATATCGACCAGACGATGATCGAGCTCGACGGCACCCCCAACAAGAGCCGGCTCGGCGCCAATGCCATCCTCGGCGTGTCGCTGGCGGTGGCCAAGGCCGCCGCGGAAGCCGCCGGCCTGCCGCTATACCGCTATGTCGGCGGCACCAAGGCGCATATCCTGCCGGTGCCGATGATGAACATCATCAATGGCGGCGCCCATGCAGACAACCCGATCGACTTCCAGGAATTCATGATCCTGCCGGTCGGCGCGCCGACGCTGCGCGACGGCGTGCGCTGGGGTTCGGAGATCTTCCACACGCTGCGGAAGAAGCTCAAGGATGCCGGCCACAACACCAATGTCGGCGACGAGGGCGGTTTCGCGCCCAATCTGAAGAGCGCGCCGGCGGCGCTCGATTTCATCATGGAATCGATCGTGCAGGCCGGCTTCAAGCCGGGCGAGGAGGTCGCGCTCGGCCTCGACTGCGCCGCGACCGAATTCTTCAAGGACGGCAACTATGTCTATGAGGGCGAGAAGAAGACCCGCGACCCCAAGGCGCAGGCGAAATACCTTGCCAAGCTCGCCGCCGACTATCCGATCATCACCATCGAGGACGGCCTTGCCGAGGACGATTGGGAAGGCTGGAAGATCCTGACCGACATGATCGGCAAGAACATCCAGTTGGTCGGCGATGACCTGTTCGTCACCAACACGGCGCGGCTGCGCGACGGCATCCGCATGGGCGTCGCCAATTCGATCCTGGTCAAGGTCAACCAGATCGGGTCGCTGACCGAAACGCTCGACGCGGTCGAGACCGCACACAAGGCCGGCTACACCGCCGTCATGTCGCACCGCTCGGGCGAAACCGAGGATTCGACCATCGCCGACCTCGCCGTCGCCACCAATTGCGGGCAGATCAAAACCGGCTCGCTGTCGCGCTCCGACCGCATGGCCAAGTACAACCAGCTGATCCGCATCGAGGAAGAGCTCGGCAAGCAGGCGCGCTACGCCGGCAAGTCGGTGGTCAAGAGCTGA
- a CDS encoding PRC-barrel domain-containing protein, with translation MATPSGHTEAIAASRVIGTTVYNTEGDSIGSIEDVMLDKMSNGIMFAVIGFGGFLGMGEKYHAIPWASLDYDPEKGGYVVPFTKDQLKAAPAYSIKELTGADGEAARDASFAYYNVAPYWH, from the coding sequence ATGGCTACCCCGTCTGGGCATACCGAAGCCATTGCCGCTTCGCGCGTCATCGGCACGACGGTCTACAACACCGAAGGAGACAGCATTGGCAGCATCGAGGACGTCATGCTGGACAAGATGTCAAACGGCATCATGTTCGCGGTGATCGGTTTCGGCGGTTTCCTCGGCATGGGCGAGAAATATCATGCCATCCCTTGGGCCAGCCTCGACTATGATCCGGAGAAGGGCGGCTACGTCGTGCCTTTCACCAAGGACCAGCTCAAGGCGGCGCCCGCGTACTCGATCAAGGAGCTGACCGGCGCCGACGGCGAAGCGGCCCGCGATGCCTCTTTCGCCTACTATAACGTGGCGCCGTACTGGCATTGA